The Nitrospirota bacterium genome window below encodes:
- a CDS encoding multicopper oxidase domain-containing protein has product MRASEKAFSTFAIVTGLLAGSLTFSSPTWAKTHNIAMTAVETDVVIDGSGEKYAAWTFDGTVPGPVVRVTEGDTINFTLTNPATNKNPHAMDFHAAEIDFLKNYRAINAGETISYTFVAKKPGIFFYHCGAPPMIQHVARGMFGAIIVDPKNTKAWPKADREYVLVQSEFFKNPTDVQAMFDRKYDNMLFNGGIFKYHPFVTGGGKLDAKPGERVRIYFVNAGPNEFSSFHPIGEIWDNVYESGNPSNKLTGVQTYVVGPGSAATFDVVVESAGAYPLVTHSLTGALRGAIAVLLVGPDAKPAPLMPMVPWVLPAK; this is encoded by the coding sequence ATGCGTGCATCAGAGAAAGCGTTCAGCACATTTGCCATCGTCACAGGCCTCCTCGCCGGAAGCCTGACGTTCTCATCGCCCACCTGGGCCAAAACCCATAACATCGCCATGACCGCAGTGGAAACCGATGTCGTCATCGACGGAAGCGGAGAGAAATATGCCGCCTGGACCTTCGACGGCACCGTCCCGGGACCGGTCGTCCGGGTCACGGAAGGCGACACGATCAATTTCACCTTGACCAATCCCGCCACGAACAAGAATCCCCATGCGATGGATTTCCATGCGGCGGAAATCGACTTCCTGAAAAACTATCGGGCCATCAATGCCGGTGAAACGATCAGCTACACCTTTGTAGCCAAGAAGCCGGGGATCTTTTTCTACCATTGCGGAGCGCCCCCGATGATCCAGCATGTCGCGCGTGGCATGTTCGGCGCCATCATCGTCGATCCCAAAAATACGAAGGCCTGGCCCAAAGCGGATCGGGAATATGTGCTCGTCCAGTCGGAATTCTTCAAGAACCCGACCGACGTGCAAGCGATGTTCGATCGCAAATACGACAACATGCTCTTCAACGGCGGCATCTTCAAATATCACCCCTTCGTAACCGGCGGCGGCAAGTTAGATGCGAAGCCCGGCGAGCGCGTCAGGATTTATTTCGTAAATGCCGGCCCGAACGAGTTCTCGTCATTCCATCCGATCGGTGAAATCTGGGACAACGTCTACGAGAGCGGCAATCCCAGCAACAAACTTACCGGCGTTCAGACCTATGTCGTCGGGCCAGGCAGCGCAGCGACGTTCGATGTCGTGGTTGAATCGGCCGGCGCCTACCCGCTGGTTACGCACTCGCTCACCGGCGCGCTTCGCGGCGCGATCGCGGTGTTGCTGGTCGGACCGGATGCCAAGCCTGCGCCACTCATGCCGATGGTGCCCTGGGTGCTGCCAGCAAAGTAA
- a CDS encoding Crp/Fnr family transcriptional regulator, translating into MSKQPKTSQNKSSYAALPHELAGIPLLNILSGAARQRMLQELTEAHYGKGDFIFREGDPTEYFHIVKTGTVKCVKSTPEGKECTLKMLMPGDLFCCDAAAFDGASHPGSAQPMGNVSIFRMSKKAYFEMLRQSPDAALEVIKFLGNRLNEAQEKTKDLALDRADQRLASLLVDLATRNGIKDPSGIRLTIRLTRQDMANMVGITTETAIRIMGRFKRDKLVSGTASRLLICNLPGLKALASAS; encoded by the coding sequence TTGTCGAAGCAGCCAAAGACATCACAAAATAAATCCTCCTACGCCGCCCTTCCCCATGAGTTGGCCGGGATTCCGCTCCTGAACATTCTGTCAGGAGCGGCGCGCCAACGAATGCTGCAGGAGCTGACCGAAGCCCATTACGGCAAAGGCGACTTCATTTTCCGCGAAGGCGACCCGACCGAATACTTCCACATCGTCAAGACCGGAACGGTCAAGTGCGTCAAGTCCACTCCGGAGGGGAAAGAATGCACGCTGAAGATGCTCATGCCGGGCGACCTCTTCTGCTGCGACGCAGCCGCCTTCGATGGCGCCTCCCATCCAGGCTCGGCCCAGCCCATGGGAAACGTCAGCATCTTTCGAATGAGCAAAAAGGCCTACTTCGAGATGCTGCGACAAAGTCCGGACGCCGCGCTTGAAGTCATCAAGTTTTTAGGCAACCGACTGAACGAAGCCCAGGAAAAAACCAAGGATCTGGCGCTCGACCGGGCCGACCAACGACTCGCCTCGCTGCTCGTCGATCTCGCCACCCGCAACGGGATCAAAGATCCGAGCGGGATTCGACTCACGATTCGCCTCACCAGACAGGATATGGCCAACATGGTGGGGATCACGACGGAAACGGCCATTCGCATCATGGGCCGGTTCAAACGCGACAAGTTGGTCTCCGGCACCGCCAGCCGCCTCCTGATTTGCAATCTTCCAGGCTTGAAAGCCCTCGCTTCCGCCTCGTAG